One genomic segment of Streptomyces niveus includes these proteins:
- a CDS encoding sugar phosphate nucleotidyltransferase, with translation MIGLVLAAGAGRRLRPYTDTLPKALVPVDGDTTVLDLTLGNFAEIGLTEAAIVVGYRKEAVYERKEALEAKYGLTLTLVDNDKAEEWNNAYSLWCARDVIKRGVILANGDTVHPVSVERTLLAARGEGRRIILALDAEKRLADEEMKVITEPDKGVRHITKLMDPATATGEYIGVTLIEPEAADELADALRTTFERDPDLYYEDGYQELVNRGFTIDVAPIGDVPWVEIDNHDDLAKGRVIACQY, from the coding sequence ATGATCGGCCTCGTACTGGCAGCCGGTGCCGGCAGGCGCCTGCGCCCCTACACCGACACGCTCCCCAAGGCCCTCGTGCCCGTGGACGGCGACACGACCGTCCTCGACCTGACGCTCGGCAACTTCGCGGAGATCGGGCTCACCGAGGCCGCGATCGTCGTCGGCTACCGCAAGGAGGCCGTGTACGAGCGCAAGGAGGCACTGGAGGCGAAGTACGGCCTCACCCTCACGCTCGTCGACAACGACAAGGCCGAGGAGTGGAACAACGCCTACTCCCTGTGGTGCGCCCGTGACGTCATCAAGCGCGGTGTGATCCTCGCCAACGGCGACACCGTCCACCCCGTCTCCGTCGAGCGCACGCTGCTCGCCGCCCGCGGCGAGGGCCGGAGGATCATCCTCGCGCTGGACGCGGAGAAGCGGCTCGCCGACGAGGAGATGAAGGTCATCACCGAGCCGGACAAGGGCGTGCGGCACATCACGAAGCTGATGGACCCCGCCACCGCCACCGGCGAGTACATCGGCGTCACTCTCATCGAGCCCGAGGCCGCCGACGAACTCGCCGACGCCCTGAGGACCACCTTCGAGCGCGACCCCGACCTCTACTACGAGGACGGCTACCAGGAACTCGTGAACAGAGGCTTCACCATCGACGTCGCCCCCATCGGCGACGTCCCCTGGGTGGAGATCGACAACCACGACGACCTCGCGAAGGGCCGTGTCATCGCGTGCCAGTACTGA
- a CDS encoding iron-containing alcohol dehydrogenase family protein yields the protein MPVLTRLIPSPVVVDITRGAMDDLAGLLADQRISASGKLAIAISGGSGQGLREKLAPVLPDADWFLVADGTIDCAVKLADDIKGKRYDAVVGLGGGKIIDVAKYAAARVGLPMVAVATNLSHDGICSPISTLDNDNGRGSYGVPTPIAIVVDLDVVRDAPDRFVRSGIGDALSNISAIADWELSHEINGEPVDGLAAAMGRTAGEAVLRHPGTVGDDEFLTVLADALVLTGIAMSISGDSRPSSGACHEISHAFDLLFPKRAASHGEQVGIGAAFAMHLRGAHAQSQLIAEVLRRHGLPVLPAEIGFSLDEFVRAVDYAPQTRPGRFTILEHLNLSPDQIKDAYVDYAKAIGS from the coding sequence GTGCCAGTACTGACCCGACTCATCCCGTCCCCGGTCGTCGTCGACATCACGCGCGGCGCCATGGACGATCTCGCCGGCCTCCTCGCCGACCAGCGGATCTCCGCGTCCGGCAAGCTCGCGATCGCCATCAGCGGCGGCTCGGGGCAGGGGCTGCGCGAGAAGCTGGCCCCCGTCCTGCCCGACGCCGACTGGTTCCTGGTCGCGGACGGCACCATCGACTGCGCCGTCAAGCTCGCCGACGACATAAAGGGCAAGCGGTACGACGCGGTCGTGGGACTCGGCGGCGGCAAGATCATCGACGTCGCGAAGTACGCGGCGGCCCGCGTGGGCCTGCCGATGGTGGCCGTCGCCACCAACCTCTCGCACGACGGCATCTGCTCGCCGATCTCCACCCTGGACAACGACAACGGCCGTGGCTCGTACGGCGTCCCGACCCCCATCGCGATCGTCGTCGACCTCGATGTCGTCCGCGACGCCCCGGACCGCTTCGTCCGCTCCGGCATCGGCGACGCGCTCTCCAACATCTCCGCCATCGCGGACTGGGAACTGTCCCACGAGATCAACGGCGAACCCGTGGACGGCCTGGCCGCCGCCATGGGCCGCACCGCAGGTGAGGCCGTCCTGCGCCACCCCGGCACCGTCGGCGACGACGAGTTCCTGACCGTCCTGGCCGACGCGCTCGTCCTCACGGGCATCGCCATGTCGATCAGCGGCGACTCCCGCCCGTCCTCCGGCGCCTGCCACGAGATCAGCCACGCCTTCGACCTGCTCTTCCCCAAGAGGGCGGCGAGCCACGGCGAGCAGGTCGGGATCGGCGCCGCCTTCGCGATGCATCTGCGCGGCGCGCACGCGCAGTCCCAGCTCATCGCCGAAGTACTGCGCCGGCACGGGCTGCCGGTGCTGCCGGCCGAGATCGGTTTCAGCCTGGACGAGTTCGTCCGGGCCGTGGATTACGCACCGCAGACCCGTCCGGGACGCTTCACGATCCTGGAGCACCTCAACCTGTCCCCGGACCAGATCAAGGACGCCTACGTCGACTATGCAAAAGCCATCGGTAGCTGA
- a CDS encoding glycosyltransferase family 2 protein: protein MRLGAVIITMGNRPDDLRALIDSVAKQDGDPVEVVVVGNGAPVGDVPDGVRTIELPENLGIPGGRNVGIEAFGPSGGDVDVLLFLDDDGLLPGTDTAELVRAAFAADPVLGIVSFRIADPETGLTQRRHVPRLRASDPLRSSRVTTFLGGANAVRTKVIAEVGALPGDFFYAHEETDLAWRALDAGWMIDYRSDMVLFHPTMPPSRHAVYHRMVARNRVWLARRNLPAPVVPVYLGVWILLTLARRPTVPALKAWFGGFREGWTTPCGPRRPMKWRTVWRLTRLGRPPVI from the coding sequence ATGCGGCTCGGCGCGGTGATCATCACCATGGGCAACCGCCCCGACGACCTCCGGGCCCTCATCGACTCCGTCGCCAAGCAGGACGGCGACCCGGTCGAGGTCGTCGTCGTCGGCAACGGCGCCCCGGTCGGTGACGTGCCCGACGGCGTACGGACCATCGAGCTGCCCGAGAACCTCGGCATCCCCGGTGGCCGCAACGTCGGCATCGAGGCCTTCGGCCCCTCCGGCGGCGACGTGGACGTCCTGCTCTTCCTCGACGACGACGGGCTGCTGCCCGGCACCGACACCGCCGAGCTGGTCCGCGCGGCGTTCGCCGCCGACCCGGTCCTCGGCATCGTCAGCTTCCGGATCGCCGACCCCGAGACCGGCCTCACCCAGCGCCGCCACGTCCCCCGGCTGCGTGCCTCCGACCCGCTGCGGTCCTCCCGCGTGACGACCTTCCTGGGCGGCGCCAACGCCGTCCGTACGAAGGTCATCGCCGAGGTCGGCGCCCTGCCCGGCGACTTCTTCTACGCGCACGAGGAGACCGACCTCGCCTGGCGGGCGCTGGACGCGGGCTGGATGATCGACTACCGCTCCGACATGGTGCTCTTCCACCCCACGATGCCGCCGTCGCGGCACGCGGTCTACCACCGCATGGTGGCCCGCAACCGGGTCTGGCTGGCGCGCCGCAACCTGCCCGCCCCCGTCGTACCCGTCTATCTCGGCGTCTGGATCCTGCTCACGCTCGCCCGCCGCCCGACCGTGCCCGCGCTGAAGGCATGGTTCGGCGGTTTCCGGGAAGGCTGGACGACTCCGTGCGGTCCACGCAGGCCCATGAAGTGGCGTACGGTGTGGCGGCTGACCCGACTGGGCCGACCGCCTGTCATCTGA
- a CDS encoding CDP-alcohol phosphatidyltransferase family protein encodes MQKPSVAELRPVVHPPGVKDRRSGEHWGGRLYMREVSLRIDRHLVNTSVTPNQVTYVMTAAAVLAAPALLVPGITGAVLGVVMVQLYLLLDCVDGEIARWKKQYSMTGVYMDRVAAYLCDAAVLLGFGLRAADLWGSGRIDWLWAFLGTLAALGAILIKAETDLVGVARHQQGLPPVKETASEPRSSGMALARRAAGALKFHRLILGIEASLLILVLAILDAVRDDLFFSRLGVAVLAGIAVVQTLLHLVSILASSRLR; translated from the coding sequence ATGCAAAAGCCATCGGTAGCTGAACTACGCCCGGTCGTGCACCCCCCGGGTGTCAAGGACCGGCGGAGCGGCGAGCACTGGGGGGGCCGGCTCTACATGCGCGAGGTCTCCCTGCGCATCGACCGGCACCTGGTGAACACGAGCGTCACGCCCAACCAGGTGACCTATGTGATGACCGCCGCGGCCGTCCTCGCCGCCCCCGCCCTCCTGGTGCCCGGCATCACGGGCGCGGTGCTCGGTGTGGTGATGGTCCAGCTCTATCTGCTGCTGGACTGCGTCGACGGCGAGATCGCCCGCTGGAAGAAGCAGTACTCGATGACCGGCGTCTACATGGACCGGGTCGCCGCGTACCTGTGCGACGCCGCCGTGCTGCTCGGCTTCGGGCTGCGCGCCGCCGACCTGTGGGGCTCGGGGCGGATCGACTGGCTCTGGGCGTTCCTCGGCACCCTCGCCGCCCTCGGCGCCATCCTGATCAAGGCCGAGACCGACCTCGTCGGTGTCGCCCGTCACCAGCAGGGCCTGCCGCCGGTCAAGGAGACGGCGTCCGAGCCGCGCTCGTCCGGCATGGCGCTGGCCCGCCGGGCCGCCGGGGCGCTGAAGTTCCACCGCCTCATCCTCGGTATCGAGGCGTCGCTGCTGATCCTGGTCCTGGCGATCCTGGACGCGGTCCGGGACGACCTGTTCTTCTCCCGGCTCGGCGTCGCCGTGCTGGCCGGCATCGCCGTCGTACAGACGCTGCTGCACCTCGTGTCGATCCTCGCCTCCAGCAGGCTGAGGTGA
- a CDS encoding ABC transporter permease, giving the protein MSDTTHDGAIAMSAPPSPDDGLSSTELAAKYGLSVSGARPGLAEYIRKLWGRRHFIFAFSQAKLTAQYSQAKLGQLWQVATPLLNAFVYFLIFGLILNAGRGMEIRVYIPFLVTGVFVFAFTQTSVMAGVKAISGNLGLVRALHFPRASLPISFALQQLQQLLFSMIVLLTVVVAFGSLPGLSWLLVLPVLALQFVFNTGLALIMARLGSKTPDLAQLMPFIMRTWMYASGVMFSIPLILADKPNVPSWIVDVLQYNPAAIYMDLIRFALIDDYGSSNLPQHVWAAGLAWSLLVGIAGFVYFWKAEERYGRG; this is encoded by the coding sequence GTGAGTGACACAACCCATGACGGCGCGATCGCGATGAGCGCCCCGCCGTCACCCGACGACGGTCTGTCCTCGACCGAACTGGCCGCCAAGTACGGCCTGTCGGTGAGCGGTGCCCGTCCGGGACTGGCCGAGTACATCCGCAAGCTGTGGGGCCGGCGCCACTTCATCTTCGCCTTCTCCCAGGCGAAGCTCACGGCCCAGTACAGCCAGGCGAAACTCGGTCAGCTCTGGCAGGTGGCGACCCCGCTTCTCAACGCCTTCGTCTACTTCTTGATCTTCGGCCTGATCCTGAACGCCGGCCGCGGCATGGAGATCCGCGTCTACATCCCGTTCCTGGTGACGGGCGTGTTCGTGTTCGCCTTCACACAGACGTCCGTGATGGCGGGCGTGAAGGCGATCTCGGGCAACCTCGGGCTGGTGCGCGCCCTGCACTTCCCGCGCGCCTCGCTCCCCATCTCCTTCGCGCTCCAGCAGCTCCAGCAGCTGCTGTTCTCGATGATCGTGCTGCTGACCGTGGTGGTCGCGTTCGGCAGCCTCCCGGGCCTTTCCTGGCTGCTGGTGCTGCCCGTACTGGCGCTCCAGTTCGTCTTCAACACCGGTCTCGCGCTGATCATGGCCCGGCTGGGCAGCAAGACGCCCGACCTCGCCCAGCTGATGCCGTTCATCATGCGGACCTGGATGTACGCGTCCGGTGTGATGTTCTCCATCCCGCTGATCCTCGCCGACAAGCCGAACGTGCCGAGCTGGATCGTCGACGTACTCCAGTACAACCCCGCCGCCATCTACATGGACCTCATCCGCTTCGCGCTGATCGACGACTACGGCTCCTCGAACCTGCCCCAGCACGTGTGGGCCGCGGGTCTCGCCTGGTCGCTGCTCGTCGGCATCGCGGGCTTCGTGTACTTCTGGAAGGCGGAGGAACGGTACGGCCGTGGCTGA
- a CDS encoding MMPL family transporter → MGDPVLSKIAELALKRSRLLLVLATVAVVAMGALGAGAFGKLLGGGFDDPDAQSSRAAVRIDEKFGGETNLLFLIGSEGGGRQGPGSPAVDERGRSVTDGLKDDATVSNVVSYWDTRSPRLISENSGEALIALHVKGDETERAERAEQLIDRYTGERDGVEVRAGGESAVSIDVSAQVSGDLAVAEAIAVPVTLLLLVLAFGSLVAAMLPLVIGLIAIIGTFALLFVLGSVTEVSVFAINLTTALGLGLGIDYALLLVSRFREQLTAGEEVPEALRTTVRTAGRTILFSAATVAAALAALLVFPPFFLRSFAYAGIGVVVIAVVAALFVVPPLLAVLGHRVNKGRLPWAKTVRRSDAPFWGRLAGLVMRRPALTALPVLAVLLLVASPLLGVTFGTPDERVLPEDAAGRQVATAVQNDFPTDEAGAVQIVSTSAVGAAPLAAYADELSRLDGVVRVDASTGTYTDGRSEPPGPAAAALARPDAQRLAVVTDTAPKSVAAQDLVADIRAVDRPAGTEMLVGGTDATLVDSRQSIGDRLPLAIGLVLVTTFVLLFLFTGSVVQPLRALLLNAISLSAAIGAMVWIFQDGHLSSLLGFTPQPMDTSMTVLLFCVAFGLSMDYEVFVTSRMKELHDAGADRTTTVTQGLARTGRIVSMAAGLLAVSFFAFGTSQISFLQMFGIGSGLAIVIDAVAVRGVLVPAAMRLLGRGAWYAPSALRALHGKVGLSEEPAAAATAGADRTPAGV, encoded by the coding sequence ATGGGGGATCCCGTGCTGTCCAAGATCGCTGAGCTGGCCCTGAAGAGGTCACGGCTCCTACTCGTACTGGCCACCGTCGCCGTGGTCGCCATGGGCGCGCTCGGCGCGGGCGCCTTCGGCAAGCTGCTCGGCGGCGGTTTCGACGACCCCGACGCGCAGTCCTCACGCGCCGCCGTCCGGATCGACGAGAAGTTCGGGGGCGAGACCAACCTGCTGTTCCTGATCGGCTCGGAAGGCGGCGGCCGGCAGGGGCCCGGCTCCCCCGCCGTCGACGAGCGGGGCCGCTCCGTCACCGACGGCCTCAAGGACGACGCCACCGTGAGCAACGTCGTCTCGTACTGGGACACCAGGAGCCCGCGGCTGATCTCCGAGAACAGCGGCGAAGCCCTGATCGCCCTCCATGTGAAGGGGGACGAGACCGAGCGCGCCGAACGCGCCGAACAGCTCATCGACCGCTACACGGGCGAGCGCGACGGGGTCGAGGTCCGGGCCGGCGGTGAGAGCGCCGTCAGCATCGACGTCAGCGCACAGGTCTCGGGCGACCTGGCCGTGGCCGAGGCGATCGCCGTACCGGTGACGCTCCTGCTGCTGGTCCTCGCCTTCGGCAGCCTGGTCGCCGCGATGCTGCCGCTGGTCATCGGGCTGATCGCGATCATCGGCACGTTCGCGCTGCTCTTCGTCCTCGGCAGCGTGACCGAGGTGTCGGTCTTCGCGATCAACCTGACGACCGCGCTCGGTCTGGGCCTCGGCATCGACTACGCGCTCCTGCTGGTCAGCCGCTTCCGTGAACAGCTCACCGCTGGCGAGGAGGTCCCCGAGGCGCTGCGCACCACGGTACGGACGGCGGGACGCACGATCCTCTTCTCGGCCGCGACCGTCGCCGCCGCGCTCGCCGCGCTGCTCGTCTTCCCGCCGTTCTTCCTGCGGTCCTTCGCCTACGCGGGGATCGGCGTGGTCGTGATCGCGGTCGTCGCCGCCCTGTTCGTCGTACCGCCGCTGCTCGCCGTGCTGGGCCACCGGGTCAACAAGGGGCGGCTGCCGTGGGCGAAGACGGTACGCCGCTCGGACGCGCCCTTCTGGGGACGGCTCGCCGGACTCGTCATGCGCCGGCCCGCCCTCACCGCCCTGCCCGTGCTCGCCGTGCTGCTGCTCGTCGCGAGCCCGCTGCTGGGCGTCACGTTCGGCACACCCGACGAGCGGGTGCTGCCCGAGGACGCCGCGGGCCGACAGGTCGCGACGGCTGTCCAGAACGACTTCCCCACCGACGAGGCGGGCGCCGTCCAGATCGTCAGCACCTCGGCCGTCGGGGCGGCGCCGCTGGCGGCGTACGCGGACGAACTGTCCCGGCTGGACGGTGTCGTACGGGTCGACGCCTCCACCGGCACCTACACCGACGGACGGAGCGAGCCGCCGGGCCCGGCCGCCGCGGCCCTCGCCCGGCCCGACGCGCAGCGCCTCGCGGTGGTCACCGACACCGCGCCCAAGTCCGTCGCCGCACAGGACCTGGTGGCCGACATCCGCGCCGTGGACCGGCCCGCGGGCACCGAGATGCTGGTCGGTGGCACGGACGCGACGCTGGTCGACTCCCGGCAGTCCATCGGCGACCGGCTGCCCCTCGCGATCGGGCTGGTCCTCGTGACGACGTTCGTCCTGCTGTTCCTGTTCACCGGCAGCGTCGTCCAGCCGCTGCGCGCGCTGCTGCTCAACGCGATCAGTCTCTCGGCCGCGATCGGCGCGATGGTGTGGATCTTCCAGGACGGCCATCTGTCGTCACTGCTGGGATTCACCCCGCAGCCGATGGACACCTCGATGACCGTGCTGCTGTTCTGCGTCGCGTTCGGCCTGTCCATGGACTACGAGGTGTTCGTGACCAGCCGGATGAAGGAGCTGCACGACGCGGGCGCGGACCGGACGACGACCGTCACCCAGGGTCTGGCCCGCACCGGACGGATCGTCAGCATGGCGGCCGGACTGCTGGCCGTCAGCTTCTTCGCCTTCGGGACGAGCCAGATCAGCTTCCTCCAGATGTTCGGCATCGGCAGCGGTCTGGCGATCGTCATCGACGCGGTGGCGGTGCGCGGTGTGCTCGTACCGGCCGCGATGCGGCTGCTGGGCCGCGGCGCCTGGTACGCGCCCTCCGCGCTGCGCGCGCTGCACGGGAAGGTGGGCCTCTCCGAGGAGCCGGCCGCGGCCGCCACCGCAGGGGCGGACCGTACCCCGGCGGGCGTCTGA
- a CDS encoding ABC transporter ATP-binding protein: MADLDKQGRVPTVIADDVHIVYRVNGGGGGKGSATAALSRILRREKGESRGVRKVHAVRGVTFTAYRGEAIGLIGTNGSGKSTLLRAIAGLLPTEHGKVYTDGQPSLLGVNAALMNDLTGERNVILGGLAMGMTREQVRERYQSIVDFSGINEKGDFITLPMRTYSSGMAARLRFSIAAAKDHDVLMIDEALATGDRKFQIRSEARIRELRKEAGTVFLVSHSNKSIRDTCDRVLWLERGELLMDGPTDEVLKAYEKETGK; this comes from the coding sequence GTGGCTGACCTCGACAAGCAGGGACGCGTCCCCACCGTCATCGCCGACGACGTGCACATCGTGTACCGCGTCAACGGCGGCGGCGGTGGCAAGGGCAGCGCGACCGCGGCGCTGAGCCGCATACTCAGGCGCGAGAAGGGCGAGTCGCGCGGAGTCCGCAAGGTCCATGCCGTCAGGGGGGTCACCTTCACCGCGTACCGCGGCGAGGCGATCGGCCTGATCGGCACCAACGGCTCCGGGAAGTCGACCCTGCTGCGCGCCATCGCGGGGCTGCTGCCCACGGAGCACGGCAAGGTGTACACCGACGGCCAGCCCTCGCTGCTCGGTGTCAACGCCGCGCTGATGAACGATCTCACCGGCGAGCGCAACGTCATCCTGGGCGGTCTGGCCATGGGAATGACGCGCGAGCAGGTACGGGAGCGCTACCAGTCCATCGTCGACTTCTCCGGCATCAACGAGAAGGGCGACTTCATCACGCTGCCGATGCGGACGTACTCCTCCGGTATGGCCGCGAGGCTCCGTTTCTCCATCGCGGCGGCCAAGGACCACGACGTCCTCATGATCGACGAGGCGCTGGCCACCGGTGACCGCAAGTTCCAGATCCGCTCCGAGGCGCGGATCCGCGAGCTGCGCAAGGAGGCGGGCACCGTCTTCCTGGTCAGCCACAGCAACAAGTCGATCAGGGACACCTGCGACCGGGTGCTGTGGCTGGAGAGGGGCGAACTCCTGATGGACGGCCCGACGGACGAGGTGCTCAAGGCGTACGAGAAGGAGACCGGCAAGTAG
- the galE gene encoding UDP-glucose 4-epimerase GalE yields MTWLITGGAGYIGAHVALSMTGAGERVVVLDDVSSGVPDRLPAEIPIVRGSLLDREVVDRALADHAVTGVVHLAAKKQVGESVERPLTYYRENVHGLTVLLEAVVAAGVERFLFSSSAAVYGVPDVELITEKTPAVPINPYGETKLTGEWLVRATGRAHSLSTACLRYFNVAGAARPDLADTGVFNIIPMFFDRISRGEPMRIFGADYPTPDGTCVRDYIHVTDLADAHLAVARRLAEQETPGDLTYNIGRGEGVSVRELADLVAEVTGHTVPPVVESRRPGDAAKAVASVESISADLGWTARHGVREMVESAWEGWRLRHPEQAAD; encoded by the coding sequence ATGACTTGGCTGATCACAGGTGGAGCGGGGTACATCGGGGCGCATGTGGCGCTGTCCATGACCGGGGCGGGAGAGCGCGTCGTCGTCCTCGACGACGTCTCGTCCGGAGTGCCCGACCGGCTGCCCGCCGAAATCCCCATTGTGCGCGGCTCGTTGCTCGACCGTGAGGTCGTGGACCGGGCGCTGGCCGACCACGCGGTGACCGGTGTGGTGCATCTCGCGGCCAAGAAGCAGGTCGGTGAGTCGGTCGAGCGGCCGCTCACCTACTACCGGGAGAACGTGCACGGTCTCACGGTGCTGCTGGAGGCCGTGGTCGCCGCCGGGGTGGAGAGGTTCCTGTTCTCGTCGTCGGCGGCCGTGTACGGCGTGCCCGATGTGGAGCTGATCACGGAGAAGACCCCGGCGGTGCCGATCAATCCGTACGGCGAGACGAAGCTCACGGGTGAGTGGCTGGTACGCGCCACGGGCCGGGCCCACTCGCTGTCCACCGCGTGTCTGCGTTACTTCAACGTGGCGGGGGCGGCGCGGCCCGATCTGGCGGACACCGGGGTGTTCAACATCATCCCGATGTTCTTCGACCGCATCTCCCGCGGTGAGCCGATGCGGATCTTCGGCGCGGACTATCCGACACCGGACGGCACCTGCGTACGGGACTACATCCATGTCACGGATCTCGCCGACGCCCATCTGGCGGTCGCCCGGCGGCTGGCCGAGCAGGAGACACCCGGGGACCTGACGTACAACATCGGGCGCGGCGAAGGGGTGTCGGTGCGCGAACTGGCGGATCTGGTGGCGGAGGTCACGGGTCACACGGTCCCCCCGGTGGTCGAGTCCCGCCGGCCGGGCGACGCGGCGAAGGCCGTGGCGTCGGTCGAGTCGATCTCCGCGGACCTGGGCTGGACGGCGCGGCACGGGGTACGCGAGATGGTCGAATCGGCGTGGGAGGGATGGCGGCTCCGCCATCCGGAACAGGCCGCGGACTGA
- a CDS encoding DUF5941 domain-containing protein has protein sequence MSTAILTGTPVPGSPLEGDLRSLGFDVRTAPDAATALSLLAAVPAADRVALVDQRFVGHLHALRLALTDPRFPAAAVDGALTAQPGARAALSVALTTVTNGTATGRTDRAADAPAVRTGGAGVVTEAGQPLTHTAPATAELPLADRVAAAVEADGTPVQRPELGSLVAAVPDTPADREQALAAVAAVDDEAVRLRSAVKARDGFFTTFCISPYSRYIARWCARRGLTPNQVTTASLFTALIAAGCAATGTRGGYVAAGLLLIFSFVLDCTDGQLARYSLQYSTMGAWLDATFDRAKEYAYYAGLAIGAARGGDDVWALALAAMVLQSVRHVVDFSFNEANHDATAAPAASAGGKEGKAVVGTPTTALSSRLDSVGWTVWVRRMIVLPIGERWAMIAVLTALTTPRIVFYALLAGCAFAACYTTAGRVLRSVTRRAVRTGRATRALADLADTGPLAELVARVMRRPARALPGVLPLLIAVAGGAAAVCMAAFGPLGSPVLVLGALVYVVTSGIAVAHRMGGPLDWLIPPVFRAAEYGIVLIFAARADVPGALPAAFGLVAAVAYHHYDTVYRIRGGAGAPPRGLVRSLGGHEGRTLLVAVLAAFSPAEFDLPPALTLLTVVVAVIALTESIRFWVSSGAPAVHDEGETA, from the coding sequence CTGTCGACCGCCATCCTCACCGGTACGCCGGTACCCGGATCGCCGCTCGAAGGCGATCTGCGGTCGCTGGGATTCGACGTGCGCACCGCGCCCGACGCGGCCACGGCGCTGAGCCTGCTCGCCGCGGTGCCCGCCGCCGACCGCGTAGCCCTCGTCGACCAGCGTTTCGTCGGTCATCTCCACGCGCTGCGGCTGGCGTTGACCGATCCCCGCTTCCCGGCGGCGGCCGTCGACGGCGCACTGACCGCACAGCCCGGGGCACGAGCCGCGCTGTCCGTGGCGCTGACCACAGTGACGAACGGCACGGCCACCGGCCGTACGGACAGGGCGGCCGACGCCCCCGCCGTACGCACCGGCGGCGCGGGTGTCGTCACGGAGGCCGGGCAGCCCCTCACCCACACCGCCCCCGCGACCGCCGAACTCCCGCTCGCCGACCGGGTCGCCGCCGCCGTCGAGGCCGACGGCACCCCCGTACAGCGCCCCGAACTCGGCTCGCTCGTCGCCGCCGTCCCGGACACACCGGCCGACCGTGAACAGGCGCTCGCCGCCGTCGCGGCCGTCGACGACGAGGCCGTACGCCTGCGCTCGGCCGTCAAGGCCCGCGACGGCTTCTTCACGACCTTCTGCATCAGCCCCTACTCCCGCTACATCGCCCGCTGGTGCGCACGGCGTGGACTGACCCCCAACCAGGTCACCACCGCGTCCCTGTTCACCGCGCTGATCGCGGCGGGCTGCGCGGCCACCGGCACCCGCGGCGGCTATGTCGCGGCCGGACTGCTGCTGATCTTCTCCTTCGTACTGGACTGCACGGACGGACAGCTCGCCCGCTACTCGTTGCAGTACTCGACGATGGGCGCCTGGCTGGACGCGACCTTCGACCGGGCCAAGGAGTACGCGTACTACGCCGGACTCGCGATCGGCGCGGCCCGGGGCGGCGATGACGTATGGGCACTCGCGCTCGCCGCGATGGTGCTCCAGAGCGTGCGGCACGTCGTGGACTTCTCCTTCAACGAGGCGAACCACGACGCCACCGCCGCGCCTGCCGCCTCCGCCGGGGGCAAGGAGGGCAAAGCCGTCGTCGGCACCCCCACCACCGCCCTCTCCAGCAGGCTCGACAGCGTCGGCTGGACCGTCTGGGTACGCAGGATGATCGTCCTGCCGATCGGCGAGCGCTGGGCGATGATCGCCGTCCTCACCGCCCTGACCACCCCCAGGATCGTCTTCTACGCACTCCTCGCCGGCTGCGCCTTCGCCGCCTGCTACACCACCGCAGGCCGCGTCCTGCGCTCCGTGACCCGCAGGGCCGTCCGCACCGGCCGGGCCACGCGGGCGCTCGCCGACCTCGCCGACACGGGACCGCTCGCCGAACTGGTCGCCCGCGTGATGCGGCGCCCCGCCCGCGCGCTGCCCGGCGTACTGCCCCTCCTGATCGCCGTCGCGGGCGGCGCCGCGGCCGTCTGCATGGCCGCCTTCGGCCCGCTGGGCAGCCCCGTGCTCGTCCTCGGCGCCCTGGTGTACGTCGTGACCTCGGGCATCGCCGTCGCCCACCGCATGGGCGGCCCGCTCGACTGGCTCATCCCGCCGGTCTTCCGCGCCGCCGAGTACGGCATCGTTCTGATCTTCGCCGCCCGCGCAGACGTCCCCGGCGCCCTGCCCGCGGCGTTCGGGCTGGTCGCGGCGGTCGCCTACCATCACTACGACACGGTGTACCGCATCCGTGGCGGCGCCGGAGCCCCGCCCCGAGGGCTGGTCCGGTCACTTGGCGGACACGAGGGCCGAACGCTGCTCGTCGCCGTACTCGCCGCCTTCTCCCCGGCCGAATTCGACCTTCCGCCGGCTCTGACGCTGCTCACCGTCGTCGTCGCCGTGATCGCGCTCACGGAGTCCATCCGGTTCTGGGTGTCCTCCGGAGCCCCCGCCGTACACGACGAAGGAGAAACCGCATGA